A region from the Malus domestica chromosome 07, GDT2T_hap1 genome encodes:
- the LOC103433247 gene encoding digalactosyldiacylglycerol synthase 2, chloroplastic-like isoform X2 yields the protein MTGTAVNPLFRAAYLAKDGERPVSLVIPWLSLKDQKLVYPNNITFSRPTEQEAYVRRWLDERIGFKSDFSILFYPGKFSLDKRSILAAGDISEVVPDENADVAILEEPEHLTWFHHGKRWKIKFRLVVGIIHTNYLEYVRRERNGRMQAFLLKYLNNWVVGIYCHKVIRLSAATQDYPKSIVCNVHGVNPKFLVIGNKKLEQQRNGVQAFTKGAYYIGKMVWSKGYKELLKLLQDHQKELTGLEVDLYGSGEDSDQVQEAAKRLELAVRVHPGRDHADLQFHDYKVFLNPSTTDVLCTTTAEALAMGKIVVCANHPSNEFFKQFPNCRTYDNADGFVKVTQQALAEEPVQLTDAQRHELSWEAATERFLRVAELDQAFTWKPSESISKRFMSTSLGLWSSVEDASAYVHHVASGFETTRKIFGAIPKSLQPDEEQCKELGLAIPAGKRGSQK from the exons ATGACCGGCACTGCTGTCAACCCTCTATTCCGTGCAGCCTATCTTGCAAAAGATGGGGAGAGACCTGTCTCTTTGGTCATCCCTTGGTTATCGTTGAAAGATCAAAAACTAGTATATCCCAACAACATCACATTCAGCAGACCTACGGAGCAGGAGGCTTATGTCCGTCGCTGGCTTGACGAGAGGATTGGATTTAAATCTGATTTTAGTATACTTTTTTATCCTGGAAAG TTTTCCTTAGATAAAAGGAGCATCCTTGCTGCTGGAGATATTTCAGAAGTAGTCCCTGACGAAAATGCAGATGTTGCCATCCTTGAGGAGCCTGAGCACCTTACATGGTTTCACCATGGAAAGAGATGGAAGATTAAATTCCGGCTGGTTGTGGGAATCATCCACACCAATTATTTGGAATATGTGAGAAGGGAGAGGAATGGAAGAATGCAAGCATTTCTTCTTAAATATCTAAATAATTGGGTTGTCGGAATATATTGTCATAAG GTAATCCGGTTATCTGCTGCCACCCAGGATTATCCTAAATCCATTGTTTGCAATGTTCACGGAGTCAACCCAAAATTTCTGGTGATAGGCAACAAAAAGCTAGAGCAACAACGAAATGGAGTCCAGGCCTTCACCAAAGGTGCCTATTACATTGGGAAGATGGTATGGAGCAAAGGCTACAAGGAGCTACTCAAGCTTCTTCAGGATCATCAAAAGGAATTAACTGGACTTGAAGTTGATTTATATGGAAGCGGGGAGGACTCTGATCAGGTTCAGGAAGCTGCCAAAAGATTGGAACTGGCCGTTCGAGTCCACCCTGGTCGTGACCATGCTGATCTTCAATTTCACGA TTATAAAGTATTCCTCAATCCAAGCACAACGGATGTGCTTTGCACAACAACGGCAGAAGCATTGGCAATGGGTAAAATCGTTGTATGTGCCAATCACCCCTCAAATGAATTCTTCAAGCAGTTCCCGAATTGCCGCACATATGACAATGCTGATGGGTTTGTTAAGGTCACACAGCAGGCGCTTGCTGAAGAGCCTGTCCAGCTGACTGATGCACAGAGGCATGAGCTTTCATGGGAAGCTGCCACGGAAAGATTTCTACGGGTTGCTGAGCTAGACCAGGCATTTACATGGAAACCGTCAGAAAGTATTTCGAAAAGATTTATGTCCACCTCATTAGGCCTTTGGAGTAGTGTGGAGGATGCATCCGCATATGTGCATCATGTGGCTTCTGGTTTTGAAACAACAAGAAAGATATTCGGTGCAATCCCGAAGAGTTTGCAACCAGATGAGGAACAATGTAAGGAGCTTGGGCTGGCCATACCTGCAGGTAAACGAGGTTCACAAAAATAA
- the LOC103433247 gene encoding digalactosyldiacylglycerol synthase 2, chloroplastic-like isoform X1, translating into MNKKRHVAIFTTASLPWMTGTAVNPLFRAAYLAKDGERPVSLVIPWLSLKDQKLVYPNNITFSRPTEQEAYVRRWLDERIGFKSDFSILFYPGKFSLDKRSILAAGDISEVVPDENADVAILEEPEHLTWFHHGKRWKIKFRLVVGIIHTNYLEYVRRERNGRMQAFLLKYLNNWVVGIYCHKVIRLSAATQDYPKSIVCNVHGVNPKFLVIGNKKLEQQRNGVQAFTKGAYYIGKMVWSKGYKELLKLLQDHQKELTGLEVDLYGSGEDSDQVQEAAKRLELAVRVHPGRDHADLQFHDYKVFLNPSTTDVLCTTTAEALAMGKIVVCANHPSNEFFKQFPNCRTYDNADGFVKVTQQALAEEPVQLTDAQRHELSWEAATERFLRVAELDQAFTWKPSESISKRFMSTSLGLWSSVEDASAYVHHVASGFETTRKIFGAIPKSLQPDEEQCKELGLAIPAGKRGSQK; encoded by the exons ATGAATAAAAAGCGGCATGTTGCGATATTTACCACTGCAAGCCTTCCATGGATGACCGGCACTGCTGTCAACCCTCTATTCCGTGCAGCCTATCTTGCAAAAGATGGGGAGAGACCTGTCTCTTTGGTCATCCCTTGGTTATCGTTGAAAGATCAAAAACTAGTATATCCCAACAACATCACATTCAGCAGACCTACGGAGCAGGAGGCTTATGTCCGTCGCTGGCTTGACGAGAGGATTGGATTTAAATCTGATTTTAGTATACTTTTTTATCCTGGAAAG TTTTCCTTAGATAAAAGGAGCATCCTTGCTGCTGGAGATATTTCAGAAGTAGTCCCTGACGAAAATGCAGATGTTGCCATCCTTGAGGAGCCTGAGCACCTTACATGGTTTCACCATGGAAAGAGATGGAAGATTAAATTCCGGCTGGTTGTGGGAATCATCCACACCAATTATTTGGAATATGTGAGAAGGGAGAGGAATGGAAGAATGCAAGCATTTCTTCTTAAATATCTAAATAATTGGGTTGTCGGAATATATTGTCATAAG GTAATCCGGTTATCTGCTGCCACCCAGGATTATCCTAAATCCATTGTTTGCAATGTTCACGGAGTCAACCCAAAATTTCTGGTGATAGGCAACAAAAAGCTAGAGCAACAACGAAATGGAGTCCAGGCCTTCACCAAAGGTGCCTATTACATTGGGAAGATGGTATGGAGCAAAGGCTACAAGGAGCTACTCAAGCTTCTTCAGGATCATCAAAAGGAATTAACTGGACTTGAAGTTGATTTATATGGAAGCGGGGAGGACTCTGATCAGGTTCAGGAAGCTGCCAAAAGATTGGAACTGGCCGTTCGAGTCCACCCTGGTCGTGACCATGCTGATCTTCAATTTCACGA TTATAAAGTATTCCTCAATCCAAGCACAACGGATGTGCTTTGCACAACAACGGCAGAAGCATTGGCAATGGGTAAAATCGTTGTATGTGCCAATCACCCCTCAAATGAATTCTTCAAGCAGTTCCCGAATTGCCGCACATATGACAATGCTGATGGGTTTGTTAAGGTCACACAGCAGGCGCTTGCTGAAGAGCCTGTCCAGCTGACTGATGCACAGAGGCATGAGCTTTCATGGGAAGCTGCCACGGAAAGATTTCTACGGGTTGCTGAGCTAGACCAGGCATTTACATGGAAACCGTCAGAAAGTATTTCGAAAAGATTTATGTCCACCTCATTAGGCCTTTGGAGTAGTGTGGAGGATGCATCCGCATATGTGCATCATGTGGCTTCTGGTTTTGAAACAACAAGAAAGATATTCGGTGCAATCCCGAAGAGTTTGCAACCAGATGAGGAACAATGTAAGGAGCTTGGGCTGGCCATACCTGCAGGTAAACGAGGTTCACAAAAATAA